The following coding sequences are from one Tepidamorphus gemmatus window:
- a CDS encoding OmpA family protein codes for MHGRFAVFGAVLAVTLALAGSGRAEPFERDTDRPGHDIARIETSDETACRQACIREPACAAFTFVPHDGRTGACWLKDVVPLAYSVPGMVSGLVTAADRQPAQTSPAPPMLDLAASAAGALGCQQLVSAVVEAGRVTLQGVHFDFNRATIRPDSLPALIAARDAIRTLGGEWTLEGHTDNIGGRNYNLRLSMARAQAVADWLVAAGIPIAQLRSEGFSFDRPVADNATDEGRARNRRVELVARTLPPGTAGFGGPAGVEPEGCAATAAEAIADAAASGDGRREGTDAAASGEAVAGDIAGFDRVAGPEWLPHAYLMPTGRSAGPLGASFEMVDLGLGGTARMCQSMCLSEAGCMGWSFEPQGSNFVATGRCFRWGSAAELTLQRSGWEPYFAGLKPQATILEVGSETILAEIAEDEAELARFAAAASIVAPASVPPGATFPVRVTGPGLTGDWVEVSGIDETGEPYGGLSWTHVEGAGGTDGVVVELTAPEAGDYALRYVVEHPRAGRRIVHEAPLRVEDSAPPPVLPPAQRSGLAPMHSSPRRTTSTSGGAAPVGTPSFETEGMGEDTGYYCPADALPCRFEDEATGLVFLLMPGFHIGFPYVYETAAGVRAALPSTSMVRSRDGQPVAALNPRQWPADLGPCEIGPAGQICLHAPGGVETLDPQVRTAFGVFTASLGLLARSSTESPLRPAVEPAAAEPDPGAAFLRNLIGRSSIGAAIGEAAGEDPDTERMLKVLGSMVGLGASAPAGPTHRIDADAPAAAPPALQSLRGARLATGGMNAAEIRALLLPQAPGAAE; via the coding sequence ATGCACGGACGCTTTGCAGTCTTCGGGGCGGTGCTTGCCGTCACTCTCGCCCTCGCCGGCTCGGGTCGCGCCGAGCCCTTCGAGAGGGATACCGACCGGCCGGGACACGACATCGCCCGGATCGAGACCTCGGACGAGACCGCCTGCCGCCAGGCCTGCATCCGCGAGCCGGCCTGCGCCGCCTTCACCTTTGTGCCCCATGACGGGCGGACCGGCGCCTGCTGGCTGAAGGATGTCGTGCCGCTGGCGTATTCGGTGCCCGGCATGGTCTCCGGGCTGGTGACGGCGGCCGACCGGCAGCCGGCCCAGACGTCCCCCGCACCCCCAATGCTGGATCTGGCGGCGTCTGCGGCCGGCGCGCTGGGGTGCCAGCAACTGGTGAGTGCGGTCGTCGAGGCCGGCCGGGTGACGCTTCAGGGCGTGCATTTCGACTTCAACCGCGCCACGATCCGCCCCGACAGCCTGCCTGCACTGATTGCCGCGCGCGATGCGATCCGGACACTTGGCGGCGAATGGACGCTCGAGGGGCATACTGACAATATCGGTGGCCGCAACTACAATCTGCGTTTGTCGATGGCCCGCGCGCAGGCGGTGGCCGACTGGCTGGTTGCGGCCGGGATCCCGATCGCTCAGCTGCGGTCGGAGGGGTTCAGCTTCGACAGGCCGGTCGCCGACAATGCCACCGACGAGGGCCGCGCCCGCAACCGCCGGGTAGAACTGGTCGCCCGCACACTTCCGCCCGGCACTGCCGGATTCGGTGGCCCGGCCGGCGTGGAGCCAGAGGGCTGCGCGGCGACGGCTGCCGAGGCCATCGCCGATGCCGCCGCATCCGGTGACGGCAGGCGCGAAGGAACTGATGCCGCCGCATCCGGCGAGGCCGTCGCGGGCGACATCGCCGGGTTCGATCGCGTCGCCGGGCCGGAATGGCTGCCGCATGCCTACCTCATGCCGACGGGCCGATCCGCCGGCCCGCTCGGCGCCAGCTTCGAGATGGTCGATCTGGGACTCGGCGGCACGGCCCGCATGTGCCAGTCGATGTGCCTGTCCGAGGCCGGCTGCATGGGCTGGAGCTTCGAGCCGCAGGGCAGCAACTTCGTCGCGACGGGCCGCTGCTTTCGATGGGGCAGCGCAGCCGAGCTGACTCTGCAGCGATCCGGATGGGAGCCATACTTCGCAGGCCTGAAACCGCAGGCGACGATCCTCGAGGTCGGCTCGGAAACGATCCTGGCCGAGATTGCCGAGGACGAGGCAGAACTCGCCCGATTCGCGGCCGCCGCCTCGATCGTCGCGCCGGCAAGCGTTCCCCCCGGGGCCACCTTCCCGGTCCGCGTGACGGGCCCCGGCCTGACGGGAGACTGGGTGGAGGTCTCGGGTATCGACGAGACCGGCGAGCCGTATGGCGGACTGTCCTGGACCCATGTCGAAGGCGCTGGTGGAACGGATGGCGTCGTCGTCGAGCTTACCGCGCCGGAGGCGGGCGACTATGCGCTGCGCTACGTCGTCGAGCATCCCCGCGCCGGTCGGAGAATCGTCCACGAGGCGCCGCTGAGGGTCGAGGACAGCGCACCGCCGCCGGTGCTGCCGCCGGCGCAGCGTTCCGGACTGGCACCCATGCACTCGTCGCCCCGAAGGACCACATCGACATCCGGGGGAGCCGCGCCTGTCGGCACCCCGTCCTTCGAGACGGAGGGGATGGGCGAGGACACCGGCTACTACTGCCCGGCCGACGCCCTGCCCTGCCGGTTCGAGGACGAGGCGACCGGGCTCGTCTTCCTGCTAATGCCGGGCTTCCACATCGGTTTTCCCTACGTCTACGAGACGGCAGCCGGCGTCCGCGCCGCCCTTCCCTCCACCTCGATGGTCCGCAGCCGGGACGGGCAACCGGTCGCCGCCCTCAATCCACGCCAGTGGCCAGCCGATCTCGGCCCGTGCGAGATCGGCCCGGCTGGTCAGATCTGTCTCCACGCACCCGGAGGCGTCGAGACACTGGATCCGCAGGTGCGGACTGCCTTCGGGGTCTTCACGGCCTCGCTCGGCCTCCTGGCGCGCAGCAGTACCGAATCTCCGCTGCGTCCGGCTGTCGAACCGGCCGCGGCCGAGCCAGACCCCGGCGCGGCTTTCCTCCGCAACTTGATCGGCCGGAGCAGCATCGGCGCTGCGATCGGCGAAGCGGCGGGAGAAGATCCCGACACGGAGCGGATGCTCAAGGTGCTTGGCAGCATGGTCGGCCTCGGGGCCTCCGCCCCCGCAGGTCCGACGCATCGCATCGACGCGGACGCACCGGCAGCGGCCCCGCCTGCCCTGCAATCGCTGCGCGGCGCCCGTCTGGCGACCGGTGGCATGAACGCTGCGGAAATCCGCGCACTGCTGCTGCCGCAGGCTCCGGGAGCAGCCGAATGA
- a CDS encoding PhnD/SsuA/transferrin family substrate-binding protein: MRRRTVLGGIASSAIIAMPALVRAAAAFRLGLTPVFLDNDAVVIERLRAALSEALGEPVELVQRRTYQEITAALLDGTLDAAWICGYPFLQQRERLELVGVPVWRGRPFYQSYLIVGADDEAQSLADLRGGTHAFSDPDSNSGYLVTASDLSRMGETPEGFFSRTIYTYGHRNVVRAVAGALTRSGSVDGYVWESLALVEPALTAGTRVIARSEWLGFPPFTARADRRSSAEVEGFAEVLTTLEATPAGKDILRLLFLDRIVAGDPAWFDGIALRMADVRARR; the protein is encoded by the coding sequence ATGAGGAGGAGAACGGTCCTTGGCGGGATCGCATCGAGTGCGATCATCGCCATGCCGGCGCTCGTGCGAGCCGCGGCAGCCTTCCGGCTGGGGCTGACACCTGTCTTTCTCGACAACGACGCCGTGGTCATCGAGAGGCTGCGAGCGGCGCTGTCGGAAGCCCTCGGCGAACCCGTCGAACTGGTCCAGCGCAGGACCTACCAGGAAATCACGGCGGCTCTTCTCGACGGAACGCTCGATGCAGCCTGGATCTGCGGCTATCCCTTCCTGCAGCAGCGCGAAAGGCTCGAGCTGGTTGGCGTTCCCGTCTGGCGCGGACGACCGTTCTATCAATCCTATCTGATCGTCGGCGCCGATGACGAGGCGCAGTCTCTGGCGGATCTGCGAGGCGGAACCCATGCCTTCTCCGATCCCGACAGCAATTCCGGATACCTCGTGACCGCCTCCGATCTCAGCCGGATGGGCGAAACGCCTGAAGGGTTCTTCTCGCGGACCATCTACACCTATGGCCACAGGAATGTCGTGCGCGCCGTTGCGGGGGCGCTGACGAGATCGGGCAGTGTCGATGGCTATGTCTGGGAATCGCTTGCTTTGGTGGAACCTGCCCTGACGGCGGGCACGCGCGTCATCGCCCGGTCCGAATGGCTCGGATTCCCGCCATTCACAGCGCGCGCGGATCGCCGCAGCTCGGCCGAGGTCGAAGGATTCGCCGAGGTTCTGACGACCCTCGAGGCGACACCCGCCGGCAAGGATATCCTGCGCCTGCTGTTCCTCGATCGCATCGTGGCCGGCGATCCTGCATGGTTCGACGGCATCGCCTTGCGGATGGCCGATGTGAGGGCGCGCCGATGA
- a CDS encoding sensor histidine kinase, whose amino-acid sequence MMTGRFGTWPITVRVVLVTAALMILLGVIASQQVLSTLGRLQNDRLQEFARLHLEGLAVALGPFALHKDIWEVYDTLDRARISASGERIRLTVVADENGRVLAATDPVRAPIDASIEAFSNGAHAIDDVTAGSGESVVRVAAPLVVQGRNVGLVVSELDISDLVAERRTATLALLAGNAAATVIVVLAGYIAVARILEPIELLARHMGEAGDAPRPIPEAAIPRSDTLLSRLLRNFNDMAGAIDARREVERRLAERERFVSLGRLASSLAHEINNPLGGLVNAADTIRAYADRPEVVRRSADLLDRGLRHLRDVSRVILEENRLDRSARPLSSTDFDDLRLLFEPETVRRRQRLGWQIPPPQELVGHYPSAAIRQISLNLLLNAASAAPEGGEVSFTVACTCDHLHLTVTDNGPGLSPAALDRLVSAAPLAPGGGVGLRLVRDLVLGLDGDILHERRDGRTLIRVIVPSREQASC is encoded by the coding sequence ATGATGACCGGGCGTTTCGGCACCTGGCCGATCACCGTCCGCGTCGTGCTCGTGACCGCCGCCCTGATGATCCTGCTCGGTGTCATCGCCTCGCAGCAGGTTCTGTCCACCCTCGGCCGGCTCCAGAATGACCGCCTGCAGGAATTCGCCCGGCTGCACCTCGAGGGGCTGGCCGTGGCGCTCGGTCCCTTCGCCTTGCACAAGGACATCTGGGAAGTCTACGACACACTCGACCGCGCCCGCATCAGTGCCTCGGGAGAGCGCATCCGCCTGACGGTCGTGGCTGACGAAAACGGCCGGGTCCTCGCTGCGACGGATCCGGTCCGCGCGCCGATCGACGCGTCGATCGAGGCGTTTTCGAACGGGGCACACGCCATCGACGACGTGACCGCCGGCAGTGGCGAATCGGTCGTCCGCGTTGCCGCACCACTGGTGGTCCAGGGACGCAATGTCGGCCTCGTGGTATCGGAACTCGATATCAGCGACCTCGTGGCCGAGCGCCGGACCGCGACCCTGGCGCTTCTCGCCGGCAATGCCGCGGCGACGGTCATCGTCGTGCTCGCCGGCTACATCGCCGTGGCGCGCATTCTCGAACCGATCGAGCTGCTGGCCCGCCACATGGGCGAGGCGGGCGATGCACCGCGCCCGATTCCCGAGGCGGCGATCCCGCGCTCGGATACCCTCCTGTCCAGATTGCTGCGCAATTTCAATGACATGGCCGGAGCCATCGACGCGCGTCGGGAGGTCGAACGCCGTCTTGCGGAACGCGAGCGCTTCGTCAGTCTGGGTCGTCTGGCGTCTTCTCTTGCCCACGAGATCAACAATCCGCTCGGCGGTCTCGTCAATGCCGCCGATACGATCCGCGCCTATGCGGATCGGCCGGAGGTCGTCCGACGATCAGCCGATCTCCTCGACCGCGGGTTGCGACACCTGCGCGACGTGAGCCGGGTAATCCTCGAGGAGAACCGGCTGGATCGGTCGGCACGTCCCCTGTCATCCACCGATTTCGATGACCTGCGGCTGCTGTTCGAGCCCGAGACCGTGCGTCGCCGGCAGCGGCTGGGTTGGCAGATTCCGCCCCCTCAGGAATTGGTCGGGCACTATCCGTCGGCTGCGATACGGCAGATTTCGCTCAATCTGCTCCTGAACGCCGCATCGGCAGCACCGGAGGGAGGCGAGGTATCATTCACCGTCGCCTGCACCTGCGACCATCTCCATCTCACCGTCACCGACAACGGGCCCGGGCTGTCGCCCGCCGCGCTCGATCGCCTGGTCTCGGCCGCGCCGCTGGCACCGGGGGGCGGGGTCGGGCTGCGCCTGGTGAGGGATCTGGTGCTCGGTCTCGACGGCGACATCCTTCATGAACGCCGTGACGGACGAACCCTGATCAGGGTCATCGTGCCCAGTCGGGAACAAGCATCATGCTGA
- a CDS encoding sigma-54-dependent transcriptional regulator: MLKGRYLVLIEDDTLMGSSLVQRLELEGATVTWLRQVVRGIAAVRTPRRPVDAVICDIRLPDGTGEDIFSAVSRSMAPPPFLFITGQGEIDQAVRLLRAGAADYLTKPFDLPTFLQRLSLVMRPDVANDMPPQAGISLLARQVDSLVLAAARHDMPVLIRGQRGLGKARLARRIHELSDRRLAPLVTIDVFRDESGERAIAAALDAASEGTLFVNGIGRLDPAAQRRLMAAIGQVDVRVIGTCGTRIDEKIAAGRFRSDLHCALVANEIVVPPLSQRIEDAVWLAGQMFQAFGPRRQTRLKGLSELALAAIRDHDWPGNGREVRSRLLRAIDAARGEWIYPADLFPEFNLDDREVLTLADARERAERRQILKVLAQTGGQIGEAARLLKVSRTTLWEKMQKLGI, translated from the coding sequence ATGCTGAAGGGACGCTATCTCGTGCTCATCGAGGACGACACCCTGATGGGCAGTTCGCTCGTCCAGCGCCTCGAGCTCGAAGGGGCAACGGTCACCTGGCTCAGGCAGGTCGTCCGCGGCATCGCGGCCGTCCGAACCCCACGCCGACCCGTCGACGCGGTGATCTGTGACATCCGCCTTCCTGACGGCACCGGCGAGGACATCTTCAGCGCGGTCTCCCGTTCGATGGCACCTCCGCCATTCCTGTTCATCACCGGTCAAGGCGAAATCGATCAGGCGGTGCGGCTGTTGCGGGCCGGTGCCGCCGATTACCTGACCAAACCGTTCGACCTTCCGACCTTCCTGCAGCGCCTGTCGCTGGTCATGCGCCCGGACGTTGCCAACGACATGCCTCCGCAAGCCGGCATCTCCCTGCTGGCGCGCCAGGTCGATTCCCTGGTCCTCGCCGCCGCCCGGCATGACATGCCGGTCCTGATCCGCGGTCAGAGAGGGCTCGGCAAGGCCCGCCTGGCCCGTCGCATCCACGAGCTTTCGGACCGCAGGCTGGCGCCCCTCGTCACCATCGATGTCTTCCGCGACGAGTCCGGCGAGCGAGCCATCGCGGCTGCGCTCGACGCAGCCTCGGAGGGAACGCTGTTCGTCAACGGGATCGGCCGGCTCGATCCGGCCGCGCAGCGCCGGCTGATGGCCGCCATCGGACAGGTGGACGTTCGGGTGATCGGTACTTGCGGGACGCGGATCGACGAGAAGATCGCCGCCGGCCGGTTCCGGTCGGACCTGCATTGCGCCCTGGTCGCCAACGAAATCGTCGTACCGCCGCTGTCACAGCGCATCGAGGATGCCGTATGGCTCGCCGGACAGATGTTCCAGGCCTTCGGTCCGCGACGACAGACCAGGTTGAAGGGACTGTCCGAGCTTGCCCTTGCTGCCATCCGCGATCACGACTGGCCGGGTAACGGCCGGGAGGTGAGGTCGCGCCTGCTGCGCGCCATCGACGCTGCGCGCGGCGAATGGATCTATCCCGCCGACCTCTTTCCGGAGTTCAACCTCGACGATCGCGAGGTGCTGACACTCGCCGATGCACGCGAGCGGGCGGAACGGCGCCAGATCCTGAAGGTGCTCGCCCAGACCGGCGGTCAGATCGGCGAGGCCGCCCGCCTGCTGAAGGTGTCGCGCACGACGCTCTGGGAGAAGATGCAGAAGCTGGGAATCTGA
- a CDS encoding arsenate reductase (azurin) small subunit — MTMKCYRLVDVGRREFLRGGLFGAAGAAAATVMPAASARAEGLARVSYPSNRLANIADLKVDEPVEIAYPDPDSPGVLLKLGKAVPGGVGPDGDIVAFSILCPHKGWLLTYNAGDRTLNCPGHYSRFDCEAGGQQTWGHATQNLPQFELRIDAQGDIYAEGVDELIYGRLSNVLSA; from the coding sequence ATGACCATGAAATGTTACCGGCTGGTCGATGTCGGCCGCCGCGAGTTCCTGCGCGGCGGCCTGTTTGGCGCCGCAGGAGCGGCAGCGGCGACGGTCATGCCCGCGGCATCGGCACGGGCGGAGGGGCTCGCGCGGGTGAGCTATCCGTCCAACAGGCTCGCGAACATCGCGGATCTGAAGGTCGACGAACCCGTCGAGATCGCCTATCCCGACCCGGACAGCCCCGGCGTGCTGCTCAAGCTCGGCAAGGCCGTCCCTGGTGGGGTCGGGCCGGACGGCGATATCGTCGCCTTCTCGATCCTGTGCCCGCACAAGGGCTGGCTTCTGACCTACAACGCCGGCGACCGCACCCTGAACTGCCCGGGCCACTACTCGCGCTTCGATTGCGAAGCCGGTGGCCAACAGACCTGGGGCCATGCGACGCAGAACCTGCCGCAGTTCGAGCTGCGGATCGACGCTCAGGGCGACATCTACGCCGAGGGCGTGGATGAACTGATCTACGGCCGCCTGTCGAACGTGCTGAGTGCGTGA
- a CDS encoding arsenate reductase (azurin) large subunit has product MTYKRFTDRLPIIPADAKEFNVTCHYCIVGCGYKAYTWPLNRQGGLAPAENKFGVDLREQQPLETEAWYAPSMYNVVKQNGRDVHLVIKPDVNCVVNSGLGSVRGARMAENRRSDVTGTQQQRLTDPMVWRYGTWQPTTWDDALDLVARVTARFIDMDNEDDLFVSMFDHGGSAGGYENTWGTGKLYFGAMKVRNCRIHNRPAYNSEVHSSRDMGVDELNYAYEDYTLTDTIMIVGANPLECQTNLFLNHMVPGLRNGAKAIIIDPRRTVTVRACEEAAGAENVLHLQPNSGTDLALLNAMFTYIADQGWVDRDFIAASTFADGIAVPEDSAHPAALGSFDRAREACRMSIAEAAGICGLAEADIIKAAEWYARPHEDGSRRKAVIAYEKGIIWGNDNYRTIGALVNLALATGNIGREGGGVCRLGGHQEGYFRPSDAFIGRPAPYFDQLLTSGRGRVHHIWACDHYKTTLNASVFKREYNRRTNMVKEAMDSAAGATREELVSAIEGAIRAGGLFSVNVDIIHSQIGQAAHVILPACESGEMNLTSMNGERRLRLVERYMDPPGQAMPDCLIAARLANHLERVLTEEGRTEYAARFKGFDWQSEEDAFMDGYHQANPEVTYERLRAMGNNGVQEPVVGYKDGKLIGTVRLYADGVFTRHGRADGKALFCLGGWRGLQAPGKAQQKANYRFLINNGRSNINWQNWFLDQDNDFVIDRFPLPFLQINPDDAAELGVNNGDMVEVYNDVGATQAMIYIEPTARRNETFMLFGAPSGTQGNVINAGVNELILPNYKQTWANIRKIADASPATAPLSFKSWEVRL; this is encoded by the coding sequence ATGACCTACAAGCGCTTCACCGACCGCCTGCCCATCATCCCTGCGGACGCCAAGGAGTTCAACGTCACCTGCCACTACTGCATCGTCGGCTGCGGCTACAAGGCCTATACTTGGCCGCTCAACAGGCAGGGCGGCCTGGCACCGGCCGAAAACAAGTTCGGTGTCGACCTGCGTGAGCAGCAGCCGCTCGAGACCGAGGCCTGGTACGCGCCGTCCATGTACAATGTCGTCAAGCAGAACGGCCGCGACGTGCATCTGGTCATCAAGCCCGACGTGAACTGTGTCGTGAACTCGGGCCTGGGGTCCGTTCGCGGCGCCCGGATGGCGGAGAACCGGCGGTCCGACGTCACCGGTACCCAGCAGCAACGTCTTACCGATCCGATGGTCTGGCGATACGGCACCTGGCAACCGACGACCTGGGACGATGCGCTGGATCTTGTCGCCCGCGTCACCGCCCGATTCATCGACATGGACAATGAAGATGATCTCTTCGTCTCCATGTTCGATCATGGCGGCAGCGCCGGCGGCTACGAGAACACCTGGGGCACTGGCAAGCTCTACTTCGGCGCGATGAAGGTTCGGAACTGCCGGATCCACAATCGACCCGCCTACAATTCCGAGGTGCACTCCTCGCGCGACATGGGTGTCGATGAACTCAATTATGCCTACGAGGACTATACCCTCACAGACACGATCATGATCGTCGGCGCCAACCCGCTCGAATGCCAGACCAATCTTTTCCTCAACCATATGGTGCCGGGTCTGCGCAATGGCGCCAAGGCGATCATCATCGATCCGCGCAGAACGGTGACGGTCCGCGCCTGCGAGGAAGCGGCCGGAGCAGAGAATGTGCTGCACCTGCAGCCGAACTCGGGAACCGACCTGGCCCTGCTGAATGCGATGTTCACCTATATCGCCGATCAGGGCTGGGTGGACCGCGACTTCATCGCCGCCTCGACGTTTGCGGACGGCATCGCGGTACCGGAGGACAGCGCACATCCGGCAGCGCTCGGCAGTTTCGACAGGGCGCGCGAAGCCTGCCGCATGTCGATCGCAGAAGCCGCCGGCATCTGCGGTCTTGCCGAGGCCGACATAATAAAGGCCGCCGAATGGTATGCGCGGCCGCACGAGGACGGCAGCCGCCGCAAGGCGGTCATCGCCTACGAGAAGGGAATCATCTGGGGCAACGACAATTACCGGACGATCGGTGCCCTGGTGAACCTGGCGCTCGCGACCGGCAACATCGGCCGCGAGGGCGGCGGCGTCTGCCGGCTGGGCGGCCATCAGGAGGGCTATTTCCGGCCGTCGGACGCTTTCATCGGCCGCCCCGCCCCCTATTTCGATCAGCTGCTGACATCCGGTCGGGGTCGCGTCCACCACATCTGGGCCTGCGACCACTACAAGACCACGCTCAACGCCTCCGTCTTCAAGCGGGAATACAACCGTCGCACCAACATGGTGAAGGAGGCGATGGATTCGGCCGCCGGTGCAACCCGCGAGGAGCTGGTGAGCGCCATCGAGGGCGCCATCCGCGCCGGCGGCCTGTTCTCGGTCAATGTCGACATCATCCACAGTCAGATCGGCCAGGCGGCACATGTCATTCTGCCGGCCTGCGAATCCGGGGAGATGAACCTCACCTCGATGAACGGCGAGCGGCGGTTGCGGCTCGTCGAGCGCTACATGGATCCGCCCGGACAGGCGATGCCTGACTGCCTGATCGCGGCCCGTCTGGCCAATCATCTCGAGCGGGTCCTGACCGAGGAAGGCCGAACCGAGTATGCGGCCCGGTTCAAGGGCTTCGACTGGCAGTCGGAGGAAGACGCCTTCATGGACGGCTATCACCAGGCCAATCCCGAGGTGACTTATGAACGCCTCCGCGCAATGGGCAACAACGGCGTGCAGGAGCCGGTCGTCGGCTACAAGGATGGCAAGCTCATCGGTACGGTTCGGCTCTATGCCGACGGCGTCTTCACCCGGCATGGACGTGCGGATGGCAAGGCGCTGTTCTGCCTCGGCGGATGGCGGGGACTGCAGGCTCCCGGAAAGGCCCAACAGAAGGCGAATTATCGGTTCCTGATCAACAACGGACGATCGAACATCAACTGGCAGAACTGGTTCCTTGACCAGGACAATGATTTCGTGATCGACCGCTTCCCGTTGCCATTCCTGCAGATCAACCCCGATGACGCTGCCGAACTCGGCGTGAACAACGGCGACATGGTCGAAGTCTACAACGATGTCGGCGCAACCCAGGCGATGATCTATATCGAACCGACGGCGCGCCGAAACGAGACGTTCATGCTGTTCGGTGCGCCATCCGGCACCCAGGGCAATGTCATCAATGCCGGCGTGAACGAACTCATCCTGCCGAACTACAAGCAGACCTGGGCGAACATACGCAAGATCGCCGATGCCAGCCCGGCCACGGCGCCGCTCAGCTTCAAGTCGTGGGAGGTAAGGCTCTGA
- a CDS encoding thiamine pyrophosphate-binding protein translates to MDRRSQYRSTSRFGGSYGSFSPSRSYSGMAGSNEMRGTDIIAEYLVREGVPVILGYAGHGAIGLLDGIYRQTDRIRHISPRIEQAAGFMADVYFRLTGKPLVVYASTGPGPMNLMISVANAFYDNSAFLVITGNVPTTQLNSGALQDDYRYNGTMSSLFAPIVKKSFRIERVEDLCVALPEAFALMRSGRPGPVHIDMPYNLYIETSPVSVPEPHTNGAGGGWRMGLSDMTVSRVLDLMLGGRKPLILAGGGIRVAGAFGELRAVAEQLDIPVYTSFMGKGALPHDHYLHLGVGGVWGEYPATEAARNADVILAIGARFNDLHTGSWIKGYVYNIPPTRLIQVDIDDNEIGRNYPVELGITADAKEFLGKLLTAARSRGRRADTAGWRQEIAGWQSEWRNFCAPYSTSRETPIEPRRILAEMNRLSPPDTVMVDDVGNCQVWSEQYWEVRTPGNHMTAGGFAAMGFGVCGVLGARLARPHSPCVTLCGDGGFMMTPHAVATAVEYGLPAVWVLLNNYAIGTIRDLQRAYLGGRELGTSFIKESTGELWNPDFVRMTEAMGGRGIRIEHPDEFADAYAEAIGSDVPTVLDVVINRDTGIPITGTWQMPPIPEVAPTFGRRLVRD, encoded by the coding sequence ATGGACCGGCGTTCGCAATACCGCTCGACCTCGCGGTTCGGCGGTTCGTACGGAAGTTTCTCGCCCTCGCGCAGCTACAGCGGCATGGCCGGCAGCAACGAGATGCGCGGCACCGACATCATTGCCGAGTACCTTGTCAGGGAGGGGGTGCCGGTGATCCTCGGCTACGCGGGGCACGGTGCCATCGGGCTGCTCGATGGCATCTACAGGCAGACCGACCGCATCCGCCATATCAGCCCGCGTATCGAGCAGGCAGCAGGATTCATGGCCGATGTCTATTTCCGCCTCACCGGCAAGCCGCTTGTGGTCTACGCCTCGACGGGGCCCGGGCCGATGAACCTGATGATCTCGGTGGCGAACGCCTTCTACGACAATTCCGCCTTCCTGGTGATCACCGGCAACGTCCCGACGACACAGCTCAACTCCGGGGCGCTGCAGGACGACTACCGTTACAACGGCACCATGTCATCGCTGTTCGCGCCGATCGTGAAGAAGTCGTTCCGCATCGAGCGGGTCGAGGATCTGTGTGTGGCGCTGCCCGAAGCCTTCGCCCTGATGCGGTCGGGCCGGCCGGGCCCCGTCCATATCGACATGCCGTACAATCTCTATATCGAGACCTCTCCGGTGTCGGTACCGGAGCCGCACACCAACGGTGCCGGCGGCGGCTGGCGGATGGGCCTGTCGGACATGACCGTGTCCCGGGTGCTCGACCTCATGCTGGGGGGCCGCAAGCCGTTGATCCTTGCCGGTGGCGGCATTCGGGTTGCCGGGGCGTTCGGCGAGCTCAGGGCGGTCGCCGAACAGCTCGACATTCCAGTCTACACGAGTTTCATGGGCAAGGGCGCGCTGCCGCACGATCATTACCTGCATCTTGGCGTCGGCGGCGTCTGGGGCGAATATCCGGCGACGGAAGCTGCGCGCAACGCCGACGTCATCCTTGCGATCGGCGCCCGCTTCAACGACCTGCACACCGGATCCTGGATCAAGGGCTATGTCTACAACATCCCACCGACCCGGCTGATCCAGGTCGACATCGACGACAACGAGATCGGTCGCAACTATCCCGTCGAACTGGGGATCACGGCGGACGCGAAGGAGTTCCTCGGCAAGCTGCTGACGGCTGCCCGCAGCCGTGGTCGGCGCGCCGACACGGCGGGGTGGCGGCAGGAAATCGCCGGCTGGCAGTCCGAGTGGCGCAACTTCTGTGCGCCTTACAGCACGAGCCGCGAGACCCCGATCGAGCCGCGCCGCATCCTTGCCGAGATGAACCGCCTGTCGCCGCCGGACACGGTGATGGTCGACGACGTCGGCAATTGCCAGGTCTGGTCGGAACAGTACTGGGAGGTGCGGACGCCAGGCAACCACATGACCGCCGGCGGGTTCGCGGCGATGGGCTTCGGCGTCTGCGGCGTGCTCGGCGCCCGCCTGGCGCGACCCCACAGTCCGTGCGTGACGCTGTGCGGCGACGGCGGCTTCATGATGACGCCGCACGCGGTGGCGACGGCCGTCGAATACGGCCTGCCGGCGGTCTGGGTGCTGCTCAACAACTATGCCATCGGCACGATCCGCGACCTGCAGCGTGCCTATCTCGGTGGCCGCGAGCTTGGCACCAGCTTCATCAAGGAGAGTACCGGCGAACTGTGGAATCCGGATTTCGTCCGGATGACCGAGGCGATGGGCGGGCGCGGCATCCGCATCGAGCACCCCGACGAGTTCGCCGACGCCTATGCCGAGGCGATCGGCTCCGACGTGCCGACCGTACTCGATGTGGTGATCAACCGCGACACCGGCATTCCGATCACCGGTACCTGGCAGATGCCGCCGATTCCCGAGGTGGCGCCCACCTTCGGCCGTCGGCTCGTGCGGGACTGA